CACATTTTTAAGCTCAAAGGGGTCGCCAACAGTTATTCCTCAGGAAGTGATACGATCTACGGAAAAAGAAAAAGAAAACCAGATTGACACATTGAAAGACCTGCATACAAAACGCAATAAAGAAGCACAGAAACAACTTAGCAAGATTCGATCTGCAGCAGTACAAAATGAAAATATTTTCGAAACATTGATGGAAGCCTCAAAGGTTTGTTCAATCGGGCAAATCTCACAAGCGCTGTTTGAGGTAGGTGGGCAGTACCGACGAAATATGTAACACCAATTTGTCTTAATGGAATAGTGGAGTAATGGATTACATCTTTATTTTATAAAAGGGGAAACGATTATGAAACTATGCATTTATACCTCGATATCTGTTTTGCTAATATCCGGATTTGCTTTTAGTCAGGTAACTATTAATCCGGATGATCTATTGGGGTTAATCGGTAAAAGTGGTACTGTAGAAGAAGATACCAGTGGTTTTATCAATGTTTCACCGGGGCCGGCAGGTGCAAACCAAACCTGGGATTTTAGTACAACTTCCCTGGTAGCGGAAGAGTCGATTATGGAGTTTCTGGATCCGAAAAATACGTGCTGTGCCGATTCCTTCCCTTCCTCAAATTTTGCCAACCTGCAATATTATTCCGGTGAAAACCCGGATTCAGTTTATGGGTATTTCGAAGTAACCTCTTCATCAATATACTTTTTCGGAGTTGCCGGGAAAGAGGATGATAGCACTTCAGTTCTCTTTCTAGATGAAGATATTGCCCCATTGCCATTAAATTATGGCGCCAGTTGGACATCTGTATCAAGTGATACATTTTTTGGAGGAGTTTTCGCGGTTGTTTTCAGGGATTCAACCTACTCTGAAGTTGATGCCTGGGGCTCAATAACAGTTCCGGCCGGTACATTTGAAAGTTTACGGATAAGAGACAACTACACAGAATATGAATATGTTTATTTTGACGGGAGCATTGTAAGTAGTGATACAAGTACTACTATAAATTACGAATGGGTAACCAAAAATAATTTTCTTGCCGCCACAATGGAAAGCCAGGATGGTGAAACCAATCCTAATTTTTCAATGGCCGCATATATGTCGCGGCTTAAATCTTCAGGGCCTACTTCAATTGCAGATCATTCTCATTTAAATAATCCAAATAGTTTTGAGCTGTTCCAGAATTACCCAAACCCTTTTAATCCTGAAACTGTGATTAAATTTAATTTGGCTCAGGTTGAAAATGTACGGCTTGATGTTTTTGACACGAACGGAAAACGGATTAAATCACTTGTAAATGGGCAAAAATCTGCAGGAATTCACAGCATTATTTGGAATGGAAAAAATGCAGATGGTATAAATGTGGCAAGTGGTATTTACTATTATTCATTAAGCATTGCAGGAAAAAAAATTGCTCACCGTAAAATGGTTTTGATAAGATAGATTTAATTATTTGCACCTTCTTTATAATGGAAAAGAGCGCAACATAGCAGCAATTGCAGGTTTGATTTTGGTGGTGTTAAACTTTTTTGCATTTTTAATTTTCCAGGATGAATTACCATTTGTATTTAAAATGTTAAGGGTTGTTGTCCCCCTTCATGCGGCTATGTTGGGTGGGGCTTTGCGAAGAAAATATGTTAAGGCAGCTTAATAGACCTTCCAGATTTTAAAAACCTGGAAGGCTTGAAAAGATTATTTTTTCTCAATTTCATTATTAATATAAAAAAGCTCTTCTACAGGTCTTACCGGCCGGGCAAACCATAATGGTCTTCTTAATCCATCTGGTCCCGGAGCAGGACGGGTCATCTTTAACCATTCCTTATATATTTCAAATGACTTATCCGTGTCCACAACAACATCACCATAGCGATCACCTTCATGTACTTTTTCAATCCGTACCTTTTGATGCCAGCAATGCATTCCGCTAATTGGGTCTGGGTGAACTTCATGCGTAATATTTTGATGCACGCCTCCGTCAGTCCAGAAAATCCTTGATGAATCTGCATCGGTACTTTTATAAGGCCGGATGCCATCAACTACGCGCATTTTCCATTGACTGCCATCATTTTCCAAAGTAACAGTATTCGATGCCCAGCGATTTCCACCCATTTTATCTTGCGGTCTTTTCCAACGCCCGATGTGGTGCGAGCAAGCAATCACGCCTGGTTTCATTCCTTCTGTCACCCAAACTTTGTCAACAAAATAACCAATGCCAGTATTAACGCGGATCATATCATCACTTTTAATACCAAACTTTTCAGCATCCGATGTGTGCATCCAGATGGGATTGCGATTTGATATTTCTGTGAGCCACTTTGCGTTTGCCGAGCGTGAATGGATTAGAGTTGGTAAGCGGAATGTTGGGACCAATGGAAAGTCGCCTTTTTCGCGATCCATTTTTTCCTCCTGAATGTGGCTTTTAATGTAAACCGGGATTTTATACTCCGGCCATTTCCAATCAACCATGGTTTGTGAATAGAATTCTTGTTTTTTGGAAGGTGTATGAAATCCAACCCGCGCTTTGCCATCGACCTGAACACCAATAACTTTGCCATCTTTAATAACAGCACCATCTTCATTCACTGAAGTATTTTTTAATGCTTCTTCTGAAACTTCATCCATGTGCTTATTGTACGTCGATTTTTCAATTTCGAAAGCACCATATTTTCGCATATAATTCAGAGGAGATAAGTCTTCTTCTTTCGCCTTTTCAGGCAACCCGGGTACGCGCTCAAAAATATACTGGTAATATTCTTCGATGGTCATCTTTTCAGCCGAGCGATAAGGCGACTCAAAATGTTTTTTAATTCCCATACTGCCATCCGGATCAATCCGCCAGGAAAGTTCTATCCAAAACTCATCTTCTTCCCATACTTCTCCCGGATTGGCCTGGTAGGTAAACTCAACATCTTTGCCTTGCCTTCGCATCGCTTCCCTTAAAACCGGTTGGCGAAAGCCCATCCATTTTCCGGAATGCGTTTCATAGCTGATAATATCGTGCCGCTCAGCAGAGTGGCCCATTGGCAGGACATAATCGGCATAATAAGCAGTTTCGTTCCAAGTTGGTGTTAGGGCAATGTGCATACCCATTTTTTCTTCATCCTGTAAAACCTCCATCCAGCTAAACCCATCGGGGTATGTCCAAACAGGATTAAACACCCGTGAAAAATAAACATCCATTTTTCCACGGCCTTCCTTAAGAAAGTGAGGCAATAGAAAACTCATTTCAAAAAAAGCCAGCGGGTATTCATCCGGAAAATGAAGCAGATTCCAAAATTTTTGTGCCGGCGGTTTGTTTGGTGTATCCGGTTTATACTTATTCCAGGCGCTAGGTTGTGTACCACCTACTGTCCCAACGCTGCCTGTAAGAACGTTAAGAAAATGCAGACAGCGCGCAACAGCCCAGCCTCCCAAATTTCCGCTTCCCGCACTACGCCAGTTATGAGTTGCAAAATGTTCACCCGCTGCTCCAATCTTGCGGGCAACTTCTACGATGGTGTTTGCATCAATTTGGGCTTCTTTGGCTGCAAACTCTGGTGTATATTCTGCATATTCTTCGCGCAGAGCTTTTATAAAATTATCAAATGTTACTTCATCAGCCGGGTATTCCGCTTGCAGATAATCCTGCCAGTTTACCCAGTCCTTCATAAATTTTTCGTTAAATAAACCTTCATCCAAAATGATTTTTGCCATGGCCAGCAAAACAGCGGCTTCGCTTCCCGGATAAGTTGGCATCCAGAAATTAGCCATACTGGCGGTGTTAGAAAGGCGCGGATCCATCACAGCCATTTGAGCACCATTCATCAAACCTTCAATTATGCGCTGGGCGTGTGGATTAAAATAATGGCCTGATTCCAGGTGGGCACTGATTAATAAAATGAACCGGGCATTAGCATGATCCGGTGATGGGCGGTCATAACCGTGCCAGATGGCATAGCCAAACCGTGCCCCGGATGAACACACATTTGTATGGCTGTTATGGCCATCAACACCCCAGGATTGCAATACACGATCGATATAGCCTTCATGACCAGGGCGGCCTACGTGATAAGCGATCTCATTATTCCTGCCTTCTTGAATAGCTTTTCTAAGCCTGCCGGAAATGTCATCTAAAACATCATTCCAGGAAACACGTTCCCATTCACCACTGCCGCGTTTGCCAACCCGTTTAAGCGGGTATAAAATTCGGTCTGTATCATTTATCTGGTTGATGGTTGCAGGGCCTTTGGCACAATTGCGTCCACGACTCCCCGGATGATAAGGATTGCCTTCAAACTTACGCACCTTCATGGTTTCTTTGTCGATATAGGTCAATAACCCGCAACCGGCCTCGCAATTAAAGCAATTGGTTGGCACAATCATATAATTTTTCTTTTGGCGATTGTGTCCGCTGGTGGCTTCATATTCTGTCCAGTCATCCCACTTTTCCGGTGGTGGAAAATTTGTCTGGTCACCCGGCTCAACGATTCGCTCGATAGGTTCACCATCCTCGTGCAGAGCAGGTATGATATGCATTTTTTCTGCAATTTTTTCAATCAAACTTGGTTTGTGCTTTGTTGCCATTTTTTTCTCCAAAAATCAAGATCAATATTTTTGAATGCTTATCTTGTCATTCTGAGTGAAGCAATGCGAAACGAAGAATCTACCTTTCCTGGGATTCTTCGCTTTGCTCAGAATGACAGAAGTTTATTATGTTACGAAAGTGAAATCATTTGAGGCGCGCGAACCCAAATGTGTTCTGTTATATAAAGTCCGATTAAAACAAGTACTCCCGTAATCTGCAGCATACCTGTGCCAATAAAAAACATCATTATAAGCGGGATTAAGTTGCCAATGATGATAGCACCAATCCAAAACAGCTTTGAAAATCTCCCGCTAATAATCATCTGAGCCGTATTCTTTGCATCGGTTGTTGGATGCGAAATAAACAATTCTGCAAAAACAATAAGCAGGTTGGCAATTATTGAGAATGTAAGGATTTGGCTTAGAAAACCTTCCATTAGGTTTGAGGTGCCAATAAGTGCAAAAATTGCTGACCCGGCCAAAAATGGATGTATTAGCATGTGCAGGATTAAAGCCGGACTTTGCCAAAAATCGCGTCCTTTTGCCTGTGCAAATAAAAAGGCTGTATAAACTGAAACAATTATTGCGAAAACGGCAGCTCCCCAAAATGCCAGTTGTTCCAATCCTGAAAAGGCGAAGTATTTTGCAACGCCCCAAAGTGTAACAAGGCCTCCAAAAGCAGTAATCGAATAACCGCCTCGAACCAGCCATGATTTCCATTGTGGGCGCAACAGGACATAAGCAAAACGAGTAGGTTTATCCAGGTCTTTTACAAGTAGTGCACCGGTTAATCCTAAAAATATTAATGATCCGATCAGTCCGGTCCATTGTGTTTCATCAGCAACGAGGGTTCCGCTCAGGATTGCCAGAAAAGGAATCAGAAACATTCCTGCAGCTATGGCTTTGGTTAAAACATAAGCTGAAACTTCCCAGCCCCAAAGCACACCTTTTGAGGGAGCATCAT
This Calditrichota bacterium DNA region includes the following protein-coding sequences:
- a CDS encoding molybdopterin-dependent oxidoreductase; the protein is MATKHKPSLIEKIAEKMHIIPALHEDGEPIERIVEPGDQTNFPPPEKWDDWTEYEATSGHNRQKKNYMIVPTNCFNCEAGCGLLTYIDKETMKVRKFEGNPYHPGSRGRNCAKGPATINQINDTDRILYPLKRVGKRGSGEWERVSWNDVLDDISGRLRKAIQEGRNNEIAYHVGRPGHEGYIDRVLQSWGVDGHNSHTNVCSSGARFGYAIWHGYDRPSPDHANARFILLISAHLESGHYFNPHAQRIIEGLMNGAQMAVMDPRLSNTASMANFWMPTYPGSEAAVLLAMAKIILDEGLFNEKFMKDWVNWQDYLQAEYPADEVTFDNFIKALREEYAEYTPEFAAKEAQIDANTIVEVARKIGAAGEHFATHNWRSAGSGNLGGWAVARCLHFLNVLTGSVGTVGGTQPSAWNKYKPDTPNKPPAQKFWNLLHFPDEYPLAFFEMSFLLPHFLKEGRGKMDVYFSRVFNPVWTYPDGFSWMEVLQDEEKMGMHIALTPTWNETAYYADYVLPMGHSAERHDIISYETHSGKWMGFRQPVLREAMRRQGKDVEFTYQANPGEVWEEDEFWIELSWRIDPDGSMGIKKHFESPYRSAEKMTIEEYYQYIFERVPGLPEKAKEEDLSPLNYMRKYGAFEIEKSTYNKHMDEVSEEALKNTSVNEDGAVIKDGKVIGVQVDGKARVGFHTPSKKQEFYSQTMVDWKWPEYKIPVYIKSHIQEEKMDREKGDFPLVPTFRLPTLIHSRSANAKWLTEISNRNPIWMHTSDAEKFGIKSDDMIRVNTGIGYFVDKVWVTEGMKPGVIACSHHIGRWKRPQDKMGGNRWASNTVTLENDGSQWKMRVVDGIRPYKSTDADSSRIFWTDGGVHQNITHEVHPDPISGMHCWHQKVRIEKVHEGDRYGDVVVDTDKSFEIYKEWLKMTRPAPGPDGLRRPLWFARPVRPVEELFYINNEIEKK
- a CDS encoding T9SS type A sorting domain-containing protein translates to MKLCIYTSISVLLISGFAFSQVTINPDDLLGLIGKSGTVEEDTSGFINVSPGPAGANQTWDFSTTSLVAEESIMEFLDPKNTCCADSFPSSNFANLQYYSGENPDSVYGYFEVTSSSIYFFGVAGKEDDSTSVLFLDEDIAPLPLNYGASWTSVSSDTFFGGVFAVVFRDSTYSEVDAWGSITVPAGTFESLRIRDNYTEYEYVYFDGSIVSSDTSTTINYEWVTKNNFLAATMESQDGETNPNFSMAAYMSRLKSSGPTSIADHSHLNNPNSFELFQNYPNPFNPETVIKFNLAQVENVRLDVFDTNGKRIKSLVNGQKSAGIHSIIWNGKNADGINVASGIYYYSLSIAGKKIAHRKMVLIR
- the nrfD gene encoding polysulfide reductase NrfD produces the protein MNYGFIIDNRKCIGCHACTVACKSEHDVAVGVNRTWVKYVEKGEYPNTRRLFSVMRCNHCEDAPCAEICPVEALHIRDDGIVDFDNRRCIGCKSCMQACPYDALYIDPKTQTAAKCNYCTHRIDIGLEPACVNVCPEQAIISGDMNNPHTEIAQLLSREQVKARKPEKGTKPNLFYIDADESSLSPAHAETSDNYMWNSQSSGVGHYAKYAESLIAKNDPVELYKIQATNGTVNPSTPDKVKPVGDNTITSPKGILQDTIRRAYDAPSKGVLWGWEVSAYVLTKAIAAGMFLIPFLAILSGTLVADETQWTGLIGSLIFLGLTGALLVKDLDKPTRFAYVLLRPQWKSWLVRGGYSITAFGGLVTLWGVAKYFAFSGLEQLAFWGAAVFAIIVSVYTAFLFAQAKGRDFWQSPALILHMLIHPFLAGSAIFALIGTSNLMEGFLSQILTFSIIANLLIVFAELFISHPTTDAKNTAQMIISGRFSKLFWIGAIIIGNLIPLIMMFFIGTGMLQITGVLVLIGLYITEHIWVRAPQMISLS